Proteins encoded together in one Amphritea japonica ATCC BAA-1530 window:
- a CDS encoding inositol monophosphatase family protein: MQPMVNIALRGARAAGEQITRSVERLDLIKSEQASVSEYLEDTCKQAERTIVNTIHKAYPDHQINGEYTGTHKPEDKVCDVIWTVNPIDSISNFSNALPVFALSIACHQRGKLEHAIILNPITGEEFTASRGRGAQMNGKRLRVSNRKLLDGSLIGSGFFGRSSDKAHLDNFQEIFKNITLESGSIYSGGSPALNLAYTAAGRLDGFFQIGLNQWEMEAGILMIQEAGGLLADFTGNNNYKTSGNLVAGNPKMLKALLQNIRPAMSEELK, translated from the coding sequence ATGCAACCGATGGTTAATATCGCCCTGCGCGGAGCTCGCGCCGCAGGTGAGCAGATCACTCGTTCAGTAGAACGTCTTGATCTGATCAAATCTGAGCAAGCAAGCGTCAGCGAATATCTCGAAGACACTTGCAAACAAGCTGAACGCACTATCGTTAACACGATCCATAAGGCGTACCCCGACCACCAGATTAACGGTGAATACACAGGCACTCACAAACCCGAAGACAAGGTTTGTGATGTAATCTGGACCGTTAATCCAATCGACAGCATCTCAAACTTCTCTAACGCTCTGCCAGTCTTTGCTTTAAGCATTGCCTGCCATCAGCGCGGTAAGCTTGAGCACGCCATTATTCTTAACCCTATTACAGGCGAAGAATTTACGGCAAGTCGAGGCAGAGGCGCACAGATGAACGGCAAACGCCTGCGCGTCAGCAACCGCAAATTACTTGATGGCTCTCTGATTGGCAGCGGCTTCTTTGGCCGCAGCAGCGATAAAGCCCATCTTGACAACTTCCAGGAGATCTTCAAAAACATCACCCTGGAAAGCGGCAGCATATACAGCGGCGGCTCACCTGCACTAAACCTGGCTTACACCGCAGCAGGACGCCTGGACGGATTCTTTCAGATCGGTCTCAATCAATGGGAAATGGAAGCAGGCATTCTGATGATTCAGGAAGCTGGCGGCCTGCTCGCTGACTTTACCGGCAACAACAATTACAAGACATCAGGTAATCTGGTGGCAGGTAATCCTAAAATGCTGAAAGCACTATTACAGAACATTCGCCCAGCAATGAGCGAAGAGCTTAAGTAA